Proteins from one Caulobacter sp. 73W genomic window:
- a CDS encoding glycoside hydrolase family 28 protein, which yields MDHPSTPSQKSSRRAFLGAAGLGVVGATLAPVVANAQAAKGPTPPALPAPFKPAKTGVRIDPRDWGAKADGKTKDTHAVQQSLDRCAVLGGGEVVLSGGTFLVGAVRIGSNTTLRIEEGAVLQGSPDVADYPVIQVRWEGRWVPGYIGLVWAQDARNVGITGKGKILASKDIHNRLEEKTGLRHPALLEFVEVQGLSVTDVWTEQNDMWSIHPVYCEDVVFRNMTVKGAADGIDVNSCRRVVIDKCDFDTVDDCISLKSGRGMEGNVIARPTEDVTITDCVFRDRRWACIGIGSETSAGIRRVLVERCKCLAAHTFAIYIKSRPGRGAFIEDIVMRDLEVENAGYGFLRFNFLDSGKQDQFPVPGMDGVPTVRNFVFERIIVKDVPVLVEGVQIHPDKPLDGFVFKDVRGTAGRGITLANIRNVTLDNVNVNVFSGPKVAVDNVTGKGLEGAARLIPTERPAPIPAPATPYRLGMTTGRPN from the coding sequence ATGGATCACCCCTCCACGCCATCGCAAAAGTCCAGCCGCCGCGCGTTCCTGGGCGCCGCGGGCCTCGGAGTCGTCGGCGCGACCCTGGCTCCGGTCGTCGCCAACGCCCAGGCGGCCAAAGGACCGACGCCGCCCGCGCTTCCGGCCCCCTTCAAGCCCGCCAAGACCGGCGTTCGGATCGATCCGCGCGACTGGGGCGCCAAGGCGGACGGCAAGACCAAGGACACCCACGCGGTTCAGCAGTCGCTCGATCGTTGCGCCGTCCTTGGCGGCGGCGAAGTGGTGCTGAGCGGCGGGACCTTCCTGGTCGGCGCGGTGCGCATCGGCTCCAACACCACCCTGCGGATCGAGGAAGGCGCGGTCCTGCAAGGCTCCCCTGACGTCGCTGACTATCCGGTCATCCAGGTGCGCTGGGAGGGGCGTTGGGTGCCCGGCTACATCGGCCTGGTCTGGGCGCAGGACGCCAGGAACGTCGGCATTACCGGCAAGGGCAAGATCCTCGCCTCCAAGGATATCCACAATCGTCTGGAAGAAAAGACCGGCCTGCGCCATCCCGCGCTTCTGGAGTTCGTGGAGGTTCAGGGCCTCAGCGTCACCGACGTGTGGACAGAGCAGAACGACATGTGGTCGATCCACCCCGTCTATTGCGAGGACGTCGTCTTCCGCAACATGACGGTCAAGGGCGCCGCCGACGGCATCGACGTCAACTCCTGCCGCCGGGTCGTAATCGACAAGTGCGATTTCGATACCGTCGATGACTGCATCTCCCTGAAGTCCGGGCGCGGCATGGAGGGCAATGTCATCGCCCGTCCGACCGAGGACGTGACCATCACCGACTGCGTGTTCCGTGACCGCCGCTGGGCCTGCATCGGCATCGGCAGCGAGACCTCGGCGGGCATCCGCCGCGTGTTGGTCGAACGCTGCAAGTGCCTGGCCGCGCATACCTTCGCCATCTACATCAAGAGCCGACCAGGCCGGGGCGCGTTCATCGAGGACATCGTGATGCGTGACCTTGAGGTGGAGAACGCCGGCTACGGCTTCCTGCGCTTCAACTTCCTCGACAGCGGCAAGCAGGACCAGTTCCCGGTGCCGGGCATGGACGGCGTGCCGACCGTGCGCAACTTCGTCTTTGAGCGTATCATCGTGAAGGACGTGCCGGTCCTGGTCGAGGGCGTGCAGATCCACCCTGACAAGCCGCTGGACGGCTTCGTCTTCAAGGATGTGAGGGGCACGGCCGGGCGCGGCATCACCCTGGCCAACATCCGCAACGTGACCCTGGACAACGTCAACGTGAACGTCTTCAGCGGTCCCAAGGTGGCCGTCGACAACGTCACCGGCAAGGGTCTGGAGGGCGCGGCGCGTCTGATCCCGACTGAGCGTCCCGCGCCGATCCCGGCCCCGGCGACGCCGTATCGCCTGGGCATGACGACCGGGCGACCGAACTAG
- a CDS encoding LacI family DNA-binding transcriptional regulator, with amino-acid sequence MNDVTITDVADQSGVSLRTVSRVINGSSKVNADTRRKVEAVIESLGFRPSARARALATGRSFLIGLIHDDPNALVLDPVQRGLSEVCGARGFEVVVHPCSYDADNLLDDVRGFINRSRVDGVVLLPPLAELTQLHQVIAETHTPSVAIASVPIKGADMLVSMERQAAQQLTRRLIALGHTRIAFISGPSRFISAQQRRQGFLDALAEAGLARSVMSEGDYSFESGLACGQAILDLPDLPTAVFASNDFMAAGVLKAMSARGLSSPRDLSVAGFDDSSIARMISPALTTINRPMRAMAQTAAERLLARIEGGEAKSHPQPQEIALEVVERESTAAAGR; translated from the coding sequence ATGAACGACGTGACCATCACCGATGTCGCAGACCAGAGCGGAGTGTCCCTCCGCACGGTCTCGCGGGTCATCAACGGCTCAAGCAAGGTCAACGCTGACACCCGCCGCAAGGTCGAGGCGGTCATCGAAAGCCTCGGCTTTCGCCCCAGCGCGCGGGCGAGGGCGCTCGCCACTGGCCGGTCATTCCTGATCGGGCTGATCCACGATGATCCCAACGCCCTGGTGCTCGACCCGGTGCAGCGTGGTCTGAGCGAGGTCTGCGGCGCGCGGGGCTTTGAGGTGGTCGTCCACCCGTGCAGCTATGACGCTGACAATCTGTTGGACGACGTCCGGGGGTTCATCAATCGCTCTCGTGTGGACGGGGTCGTGCTGCTTCCGCCGCTCGCCGAACTGACGCAGTTGCATCAGGTCATCGCCGAGACGCACACGCCTAGCGTCGCGATCGCCTCGGTCCCGATCAAGGGCGCGGACATGCTGGTGTCCATGGAGCGGCAGGCGGCGCAGCAACTGACGCGGCGCCTCATCGCGCTGGGCCACACACGGATCGCCTTCATCTCCGGTCCATCCCGGTTCATTTCCGCCCAACAGCGGCGCCAAGGTTTCCTCGACGCCTTGGCGGAGGCTGGATTGGCGCGGTCGGTCATGAGCGAGGGCGACTACAGCTTCGAATCAGGACTGGCGTGCGGGCAGGCGATCCTGGATCTGCCCGACCTGCCGACGGCTGTGTTTGCTTCGAACGACTTCATGGCGGCGGGCGTGCTGAAGGCGATGTCGGCGAGGGGGCTGTCTTCGCCTCGCGATCTGTCCGTCGCCGGGTTCGATGACAGCAGCATCGCCCGGATGATTTCGCCCGCCCTGACGACCATCAACCGACCCATGCGGGCCATGGCGCAAACGGCCGCCGAACGCCTGCTGGCGCGGATCGAAGGTGGTGAGGCAAAGAGCCATCCTCAACCCCAGGAAATCGCCTTGGAGGTCGTCGAGCGCGAGAGCACGGCTGCGGCGGGGCGTTAG
- the pelA gene encoding pectate lyase: MRAPVAAAVTAAVLAASAMTTSPAQAQVQHPAAHPPLIPFPSQFQLDVMSKARKVGTSMPTGWWDKMSAKPDAWFASDEARAIGDNIISWQISETGGWPGGDVVTQPFRGEEGQIGWRGHSTSLYRFDQMRFLARVYAATGEERYRRSLDIGLSYVLDAQYPKGSWPYGSHPSVAAHNARYASFNDDAMVKAMIFVREIATDPIYAKVSAGRPAQAKAAFDRGVAYILRAQIVADGKLTAWGAQHDEVTYEPRMGRMFEPPAISANESAAVLLLLMGLDNPSPEVIRAVESGVAWYKASALKGVRIDRPANGDRVVVADPKARPIWARYYEIPTNRPIFAGRDGIVRYSLAPVELERRAGYAWYGDWGDAVIARYQDWAKARI; the protein is encoded by the coding sequence ATGCGTGCGCCTGTCGCCGCGGCGGTCACCGCCGCCGTCCTCGCAGCCTCCGCCATGACGACCTCGCCCGCTCAGGCGCAGGTCCAGCATCCGGCTGCGCATCCGCCTCTCATTCCATTCCCGAGCCAGTTCCAGCTGGACGTGATGTCCAAGGCCCGCAAGGTCGGCACGTCGATGCCTACCGGGTGGTGGGACAAGATGTCGGCCAAGCCCGACGCGTGGTTCGCTTCGGACGAGGCTCGCGCCATCGGCGACAACATCATCTCCTGGCAGATCAGCGAGACGGGCGGCTGGCCCGGCGGCGACGTGGTCACCCAGCCCTTCCGAGGCGAGGAAGGCCAGATCGGCTGGCGGGGTCATTCGACCAGCCTCTACCGCTTTGACCAGATGCGTTTCCTGGCGCGGGTCTATGCCGCAACGGGGGAGGAGCGCTATCGCCGCTCGCTCGACATCGGCCTGAGCTATGTGCTCGACGCTCAGTATCCTAAGGGCAGCTGGCCCTACGGCTCGCATCCGTCCGTGGCCGCCCACAACGCCCGCTACGCGTCGTTCAACGACGACGCCATGGTCAAGGCGATGATCTTCGTCCGCGAGATCGCCACGGATCCAATTTACGCCAAGGTGTCGGCCGGCCGGCCCGCCCAGGCCAAGGCCGCCTTCGACAGGGGTGTCGCCTACATCCTGCGCGCCCAGATCGTCGCTGACGGCAAGCTGACGGCCTGGGGCGCGCAGCACGACGAGGTGACCTACGAGCCCCGCATGGGCCGCATGTTCGAGCCGCCGGCGATCAGCGCCAACGAAAGCGCAGCGGTGCTTCTGCTGCTCATGGGCCTCGATAACCCCAGCCCCGAAGTCATTCGCGCCGTTGAAAGCGGAGTGGCCTGGTACAAGGCCTCGGCGCTCAAGGGCGTGCGCATAGACCGGCCCGCCAATGGCGACCGCGTGGTCGTCGCCGATCCGAAGGCCAGGCCGATCTGGGCTCGCTACTACGAGATACCGACCAACCGTCCGATCTTCGCCGGCCGCGACGGCATCGTTCGCTACAGCCTGGCGCCGGTCGAGCTGGAGCGACGCGCCGGCTACGCCTGGTACGGCGATTGGGGCGACGCGGTCATCGCCCGCTATCAGGACTGGGCCAAGGCCCGGATCTGA
- a CDS encoding alpha/beta hydrolase, with amino-acid sequence MKIRTLTAGLSAFALLTGAAQAAEPTGRDQLIRYIDGLAGQQLKAREAELAAVDTAAKMDARKAKMRQSILDLIGGLPAERTPLKARAMGGYQADGYRVEKVVYESLPGYFVTANVYVPAGGKGPFPAVLITPGHSPDGKAGDRFGGNLAKAGILALIYDEIGMGERLQHYDPELGESKVGRPTGEHSMAYWQTVPVGDHVSRYFIWDAMRGLDYLQSRADVDGARLGAFGCSGGGTVTSFLTALDERVKAAASACYVNTFRHVLAGPGPQEAEQSPPGFIAAGLDVPDWVELAAPRPYAVISTEADFFPFEGAKAAYEEARRVWGLYGAQDRITWITGPGGHGNLAPVGDKIVGFFGRWLNNDTTQRPFVDIRPPRPEDNLVTATGQVSTSLKGVTLQQINQTRAAQVAPASSAAIPLERLRADIRTVTKARTPAMSLKAGQGACVLSGSPAGDLDCRLTAPQGAGKKRALVITGTPEQLAAARAQTNALSAKGWVVMELPARGSGGAEEIKAALLGDWNLLSLRAMLVGETVLGLRVDDVAGAVAALSARDDVAPGVAVYALGAMAPAALHAAVLDDRITSLTLDGALASYRMAVDRPIQRNLPAVLPFGVLRHYDLTDLTTSLGARPVTWVNPQNGVGEALRQAQFESLFRAKPASVRWAARGARDPLVLP; translated from the coding sequence ATGAAAATCAGAACACTCACTGCGGGTCTTTCAGCATTCGCCTTACTTACCGGCGCGGCCCAGGCGGCCGAACCGACAGGTCGTGACCAGCTCATCCGCTATATCGACGGCCTGGCCGGCCAACAGCTCAAGGCGCGTGAGGCCGAGCTGGCCGCGGTCGACACCGCCGCCAAGATGGACGCCCGCAAGGCCAAGATGCGACAGTCGATCCTCGACCTGATCGGCGGTCTGCCGGCCGAACGCACGCCGCTGAAGGCGCGCGCCATGGGCGGCTATCAGGCCGACGGCTACCGGGTGGAGAAGGTCGTCTATGAAAGCCTTCCCGGCTACTTTGTCACCGCCAATGTCTATGTGCCGGCCGGTGGCAAGGGGCCTTTCCCGGCGGTTCTGATCACCCCCGGGCACTCGCCCGACGGCAAGGCCGGGGACCGTTTCGGCGGCAATCTGGCCAAGGCCGGCATCCTCGCCCTGATCTACGACGAGATCGGCATGGGCGAGCGGCTGCAGCACTATGACCCCGAGCTTGGCGAGTCCAAGGTCGGCCGCCCGACCGGCGAGCATTCGATGGCCTACTGGCAGACCGTGCCGGTCGGCGATCACGTCTCGCGCTACTTCATCTGGGACGCCATGCGGGGGCTCGACTACCTGCAAAGCCGTGCGGACGTGGATGGCGCGCGCCTGGGCGCTTTCGGTTGCTCGGGCGGCGGCACGGTCACCTCGTTCCTGACCGCGCTTGACGAGCGGGTGAAGGCGGCGGCTTCGGCCTGCTACGTCAACACCTTCCGCCATGTTCTCGCCGGCCCCGGCCCGCAGGAGGCCGAACAGTCGCCGCCAGGCTTCATCGCCGCCGGCCTCGACGTGCCTGATTGGGTCGAGCTGGCGGCGCCGCGCCCCTACGCCGTCATCTCAACCGAGGCGGACTTCTTCCCGTTCGAGGGCGCCAAGGCCGCCTACGAGGAGGCGCGCCGCGTCTGGGGCCTCTATGGCGCCCAGGATCGGATCACCTGGATCACTGGTCCCGGCGGTCACGGCAATCTGGCCCCCGTCGGCGACAAGATCGTCGGATTCTTCGGTCGCTGGCTCAACAACGACACCACGCAGCGGCCATTCGTGGATATCCGCCCGCCGCGCCCGGAGGACAACCTCGTCACCGCGACGGGTCAGGTCTCGACCTCGCTGAAGGGCGTGACCCTGCAGCAGATCAACCAGACCCGCGCCGCTCAGGTCGCACCAGCCTCGAGCGCCGCGATCCCGCTGGAGCGCCTTCGCGCCGACATCCGCACGGTCACCAAGGCCCGCACGCCAGCCATGAGCCTGAAGGCGGGACAGGGCGCTTGCGTGCTCAGCGGCTCGCCCGCCGGCGATCTGGATTGCCGCCTCACCGCGCCGCAAGGAGCGGGAAAGAAGCGCGCCCTGGTGATCACGGGGACGCCCGAGCAGCTGGCGGCCGCCCGCGCCCAGACCAATGCCTTGTCGGCCAAGGGCTGGGTGGTGATGGAGCTGCCGGCGCGTGGCTCCGGCGGCGCCGAAGAGATCAAGGCCGCCCTGCTGGGCGACTGGAACCTGTTGTCCCTGCGCGCCATGCTGGTGGGCGAGACGGTGCTGGGCCTGCGCGTCGATGACGTGGCCGGCGCGGTCGCCGCTCTGAGCGCTCGCGATGACGTCGCACCCGGCGTGGCGGTCTACGCACTGGGCGCCATGGCTCCGGCCGCGCTGCATGCGGCGGTGCTGGACGATCGGATCACCAGCCTGACCCTCGACGGCGCCCTGGCCAGCTATCGCATGGCCGTGGATCGACCGATCCAGCGCAACCTGCCGGCGGTCCTGCCTTTCGGCGTCCTGCGCCACTACGACCTGACCGATCTGACCACATCCTTGGGCGCGCGTCCGGTCACCTGGGTCAATCCGCAAAACGGCGTCGGCGAAGCGCTTCGCCAGGCCCAGTTCGAATCCCTGTTCCGCGCCAAGCCCGCCAGCGTCCGTTGGGCCGCTCGCGGCGCGCGCGATCCCCTAGTCCTGCCTTAG
- a CDS encoding TonB-dependent receptor, translated as MQKRDQAGRGQLRRNAILLGTSAAAAIMLAGAASAQTAAEGEVEEVVVTGFRSSLEKALELKRNSTGAVDSIVAEDIAKFPDNNLAEAIQRVPGVSITRDGGEGRNLSVRGLSEEFTRVRINGIEAQATTGSSRGRGFDFNVFASELFSQIDVRKTPSAEIDEGSLGATVDLRTGKPFDYNGFKIAGSAKMGYSDLSKDYDPRVAVLVSNTFFDDTFGALFSAAYSERGVRQNGVSTGQFNVGPADGGFCDVVARPALCAGANPAATALASAATTRYPRFLRYQQYETQTKRLGLTGALQWRPTDRTEIALDVMYSKFEAERNERQLESIGLSRGASQGGKPETVVRDAAVDANGTLVYALLDNVDIRSENYLDVYDTQFTQWTLSGKHAFTDRLSVTGTVGYVANDFDNALDYIAQMDRINTDGYSFDARNSMNFPAINYGFDVKDPNSWYIGPTVTVPGGTGATGPDIRLRPNWNDNTFKIVQAQGQYELNDSLTFKLGGSLKKYEFVGTGQRLAAGEGNIPAIPAGYSMATLTEQWCGLQKLNLPAGTPNCWASPNRDAIAQAYGVFSNSGRFALSSTTSSARGDNRSVEEEDQGAFIQADFRHELFGLPVRGDVGVRYVKTKQSSTFFSTVPTSVNPAGFELTTVGRSYEDTLPSLNLVIEPREDVQVRFGAAKVMSRPGLNALSAATNVNVAGGSRTVSTGNPMLEPYRAKTFDVAVEWYPSRGAVVSAAFFYKDISTYVQNITVVAPYSTTGLPASLLSGTGVNVNDDFSISNVVNTPGGPLKGVELNYQQPLTFLPWKFENLGVLLNYTYVDSQIDYFLSSTSAATTVSRDLLNLSKNAYNGTIYYEDGPFQARVSAAYRDKYLTAVPAAYNVDVAGRRSTLFVDFSASYKVSDDITVSLEGINLTNEKDISFLDSNVQRTNDYFQVGRQYYLGVRYAF; from the coding sequence ATGCAAAAGCGCGATCAAGCGGGCAGGGGACAGCTGCGTCGCAACGCCATTCTGCTGGGGACCAGCGCAGCGGCGGCAATCATGCTGGCCGGGGCGGCTTCGGCCCAGACGGCGGCCGAAGGTGAAGTAGAGGAGGTCGTGGTCACCGGCTTCCGCAGCAGCCTTGAAAAGGCTCTGGAACTGAAGCGCAACAGCACCGGCGCGGTGGACTCCATCGTCGCCGAAGACATCGCCAAGTTCCCCGACAACAACCTGGCCGAAGCCATCCAGCGCGTGCCCGGCGTGTCGATCACCCGCGACGGCGGCGAAGGCCGCAACCTGTCGGTTCGTGGTCTGTCGGAAGAATTCACCCGCGTCCGCATCAACGGCATCGAAGCTCAGGCCACGACCGGCTCCAGCCGCGGCCGCGGCTTCGACTTCAACGTCTTCGCCTCCGAACTCTTCAGCCAGATCGACGTGCGCAAGACGCCGTCGGCTGAGATCGACGAAGGCTCGCTCGGCGCGACCGTCGACCTGCGCACCGGCAAGCCGTTCGACTACAACGGCTTCAAGATCGCCGGCTCGGCCAAGATGGGCTACAGCGACCTTTCCAAGGACTACGATCCGCGCGTCGCCGTCCTGGTCAGCAACACCTTCTTCGACGACACCTTCGGCGCGCTGTTCTCGGCAGCCTATTCTGAGCGTGGCGTTCGCCAGAACGGCGTGAGCACCGGCCAGTTCAACGTCGGCCCGGCCGACGGGGGCTTCTGCGATGTCGTCGCTCGCCCGGCGCTTTGCGCCGGCGCCAATCCGGCAGCCACGGCCCTGGCCAGCGCCGCGACCACCCGCTACCCGCGCTTCTTGCGCTACCAGCAGTACGAGACTCAGACAAAGCGTCTGGGCCTCACCGGCGCCCTGCAATGGCGCCCGACCGATCGCACCGAGATCGCTCTTGATGTGATGTATTCCAAGTTCGAGGCCGAGCGTAACGAGCGCCAGCTGGAGTCGATCGGCCTGAGCCGCGGCGCCTCGCAGGGCGGCAAGCCCGAGACCGTGGTGCGCGACGCCGCTGTCGACGCCAACGGCACCTTGGTCTACGCGCTGCTCGACAACGTCGACATCCGTTCGGAAAACTATCTGGACGTCTACGACACCCAGTTCACCCAGTGGACCTTGAGCGGCAAGCACGCCTTCACCGACCGTCTGTCGGTGACAGGCACCGTCGGCTACGTGGCGAACGATTTCGACAACGCGCTCGATTACATCGCGCAGATGGATCGCATCAACACGGACGGTTACTCGTTCGATGCGCGCAACAGCATGAACTTCCCAGCCATCAACTACGGCTTTGACGTCAAGGATCCGAACTCCTGGTACATTGGCCCGACGGTCACGGTTCCGGGCGGCACGGGCGCGACGGGTCCAGACATCCGTCTGCGTCCGAACTGGAACGACAACACCTTCAAGATCGTCCAGGCCCAGGGCCAGTACGAGCTGAACGACAGCCTGACCTTCAAGCTGGGCGGCAGCCTCAAGAAGTACGAGTTCGTCGGCACCGGCCAGCGTCTGGCCGCCGGTGAAGGCAACATCCCGGCGATCCCGGCCGGCTACTCCATGGCGACCCTTACCGAGCAGTGGTGCGGCCTGCAAAAGCTGAACCTGCCGGCGGGCACGCCCAATTGCTGGGCCAGCCCCAACCGCGACGCGATCGCCCAGGCTTATGGCGTGTTCAGCAACAGCGGCCGCTTCGCCCTGTCGAGCACCACGTCCAGCGCCCGCGGCGATAACCGCTCGGTGGAGGAAGAAGACCAGGGTGCGTTCATCCAGGCTGACTTCCGTCATGAGCTGTTCGGCCTGCCGGTGCGCGGCGACGTCGGCGTCCGCTACGTGAAGACCAAGCAAAGCTCGACCTTCTTCTCGACGGTTCCGACCTCGGTGAACCCGGCGGGCTTCGAGCTGACGACGGTGGGCCGCTCCTACGAGGACACCCTGCCGTCGCTGAACCTGGTGATCGAGCCGCGTGAAGACGTGCAGGTGCGCTTCGGCGCCGCCAAGGTGATGTCGCGTCCGGGCCTCAACGCCCTGTCGGCGGCCACCAACGTCAACGTGGCTGGCGGCTCGCGCACCGTGTCGACCGGCAACCCGATGCTGGAGCCCTACCGCGCCAAGACCTTCGACGTGGCGGTGGAATGGTATCCGAGCCGCGGCGCCGTGGTCTCGGCCGCGTTCTTCTACAAGGACATCAGCACCTACGTTCAGAACATCACTGTCGTGGCGCCCTACTCCACGACCGGCCTGCCGGCGAGCCTGCTCAGCGGCACGGGCGTGAACGTCAACGACGACTTCAGCATCTCCAACGTGGTCAACACGCCCGGTGGCCCGCTGAAGGGTGTCGAGCTGAACTACCAGCAGCCGCTGACCTTCCTGCCCTGGAAGTTCGAGAACCTCGGCGTCCTGCTGAACTACACCTACGTGGACTCGCAGATCGACTACTTCCTGTCGTCGACCTCGGCCGCCACCACGGTGTCGCGCGACCTGCTGAACCTGTCCAAGAACGCCTATAACGGCACGATCTACTACGAAGATGGTCCGTTCCAGGCGCGCGTCTCGGCGGCCTACCGCGACAAGTACCTGACGGCCGTTCCGGCGGCCTACAACGTCGACGTCGCCGGCCGCCGCTCGACCCTGTTTGTCGACTTCTCGGCCTCCTACAAGGTCAGCGACGACATCACGGTCAGCCTGGAAGGCATCAATCTGACGAACGAGAAGGACATCTCGTTCCTCGACTCCAACGTGCAGCGCACGAACGACTACTTCCAGGTGGGACGTCAGTACTACCTGGGCGTTCGCTACGCTTTCTAA
- a CDS encoding FAD/NAD(P)-binding protein: MRIAIVGDGFSGTLFALKMAAAQPAAQVLLIGRERRIGRGLAYGAADPMHMLNVPVSRMDVGLKPSFLDWLAAEHGQDWTLESFAPRALFGDYMEMLATKATADGRIERTRGEVVGMETGPRPGVTLADGRTISTDLVVLALGNLPPDRPGGLPDAITDSALFVADPWAPGALDDLPSEAPVLLVGAGLTMIDIALRLAARGHLGPMTAVSRRGLLPKGHEAGGAWPAFLHEHVGQAPLAVALAIRRQVKAAQTAGVPWQRVFDAARPAVPAIWSAWSLAERRRFLGKLRPWWDVHRHRTAPEVTAGLQALIENGRLEVLGGRFGKVTVARDQAEIEIRVGGGTRTFTSARIINCTGPGGRFDRTALPLIADLRAKGLAKADPLGLGLDTQDGAVIGASGEVSERLYALGPLAKAAWWEITAVPEITLQINDLVQRLAHGSTPTRPLSASAFMDMGAGI, translated from the coding sequence GTGCGGATAGCCATCGTCGGCGACGGGTTCAGCGGCACGCTGTTCGCACTGAAGATGGCCGCGGCGCAGCCTGCGGCGCAGGTCCTGTTGATCGGCCGCGAACGGCGGATCGGACGCGGCCTGGCCTATGGGGCGGCCGACCCCATGCACATGCTGAACGTGCCGGTCAGCCGTATGGACGTCGGCCTCAAGCCTTCCTTCCTCGACTGGCTTGCCGCCGAGCACGGGCAGGACTGGACCCTGGAATCCTTCGCGCCCCGCGCCCTGTTCGGCGACTACATGGAAATGCTCGCAACCAAAGCGACGGCCGACGGCCGCATCGAGCGGACCCGCGGCGAGGTCGTCGGCATGGAAACCGGGCCTCGCCCTGGGGTGACCCTGGCGGACGGCCGCACGATCAGCACCGACCTAGTCGTCCTGGCTCTGGGCAACCTGCCGCCTGACCGGCCCGGCGGCCTCCCCGACGCAATCACCGACAGCGCGTTGTTCGTGGCCGATCCGTGGGCGCCAGGCGCGTTGGACGACCTGCCGTCCGAGGCGCCGGTCCTGCTGGTCGGCGCCGGCCTGACGATGATCGACATCGCTCTGCGGCTGGCCGCGCGGGGGCATCTGGGACCAATGACGGCGGTGTCGCGCCGGGGCCTGCTGCCCAAGGGGCACGAGGCCGGCGGCGCCTGGCCGGCCTTCTTGCATGAGCATGTGGGGCAAGCGCCGCTCGCCGTCGCTCTGGCGATCCGGCGCCAGGTGAAGGCCGCGCAAACCGCCGGCGTGCCCTGGCAGCGGGTCTTCGATGCGGCCCGCCCCGCCGTGCCGGCGATCTGGAGCGCCTGGTCTCTCGCCGAACGCCGCCGCTTTCTGGGCAAGCTGCGCCCTTGGTGGGATGTCCATCGCCACCGCACCGCGCCCGAGGTGACGGCTGGGCTTCAGGCCCTGATCGAGAATGGGCGGCTGGAGGTCCTGGGCGGCCGTTTCGGCAAGGTTACGGTGGCGAGGGATCAGGCCGAGATCGAGATCCGGGTCGGTGGTGGGACCAGGACCTTCACCTCCGCCAGGATCATCAACTGTACCGGCCCCGGCGGCCGGTTCGATCGCACGGCCCTGCCCCTGATCGCCGACCTGCGCGCCAAGGGGCTGGCCAAGGCCGATCCGCTAGGGCTTGGCCTCGACACCCAGGACGGCGCAGTCATCGGAGCGTCCGGCGAGGTGTCCGAACGCCTCTACGCTCTTGGGCCCCTGGCCAAGGCGGCATGGTGGGAGATCACCGCAGTGCCCGAGATCACCCTGCAGATCAACGACCTGGTGCAACGCCTGGCTCACGGCTCGACGCCTACCCGGCCGCTGTCGGCCAGCGCCTTCATGGACATGGGCGCCGGCATCTGA